The Saprospiraceae bacterium genome includes a window with the following:
- a CDS encoding transposase, which produces MTYLQIIETLISDVEKIRWVVHSTLLTMDTKIIEDYLAKYINRIAVSNKRLDYIKDSEKVILLNNDYKNQQAGQVAPKAYKIMEPLVPID; this is translated from the coding sequence TTGACTTACCTTCAGATTATAGAAACACTCATCAGTGACGTAGAAAAAATCCGTTGGGTAGTTCACTCCACACTCCTGACGATGGATACCAAAATCATCGAAGATTATCTGGCAAAGTATATCAACCGCATCGCCGTATCCAACAAACGACTCGACTACATCAAAGATTCCGAAAAAGTCATCCTCCTAAACAATGACTATAAAAATCAACAGGCAGGTCAAGTCGCTCCTAAAGCGTACAAAATCATGGAACCCCTCGTACCCATCGACTAA
- a CDS encoding ABC transporter ATP-binding protein, which produces MIKINGLSKSYGKNEVLKNISMEFLKGKAYGIVGENGAGKTTLFRCIAGLESYNGEIIADITPLKNHLGLLLTDPFFFSKITGKEYITLLCNARGKTNLEFENKNIFDLPLNQYASTYSTGMKKKLAITAILLQENEYFILDEPFNGVDIQSNIILTEIILKLKELNKVVLISSHIFSTLSDTCDEIHLLRKGEKIKSVQKSEFKHLEQEMKEITIGNRIEKLELK; this is translated from the coding sequence ATGATTAAAATTAATGGACTAAGCAAAAGTTACGGTAAAAACGAAGTTTTGAAAAATATTTCAATGGAGTTTTTAAAAGGGAAAGCTTACGGAATTGTTGGCGAAAACGGAGCAGGAAAAACAACATTATTCAGATGTATTGCAGGTTTGGAAAGTTATAATGGAGAAATAATTGCCGACATTACCCCTTTAAAAAATCATTTAGGCTTGCTTCTGACAGACCCTTTCTTTTTCTCAAAGATAACAGGCAAAGAATACATCACACTACTTTGTAATGCACGTGGTAAGACTAATTTAGAATTTGAGAACAAGAATATTTTTGACTTACCACTCAATCAATACGCTTCAACTTACTCAACGGGGATGAAGAAGAAACTGGCAATCACCGCTATTCTCCTTCAGGAAAACGAATACTTTATCCTTGACGAACCTTTTAATGGTGTTGACATTCAGAGTAATATCATTTTAACAGAGATAATTTTAAAGCTAAAAGAACTTAATAAAGTTGTGCTTATTTCATCACATATTTTTTCAACTTTAAGCGATACTTGTGACGAAATACATCTTTTGAGAAAAGGAGAAAAGATTAAATCAGTTCAAAAGTCCGAGTTTAAACATTTAGAACAAGAAATGAAAGAAATTACAATTGGAAACCGAATTGAAAAACTTGAACTTAAATAA
- a CDS encoding DUF1801 domain-containing protein, translated as MLKLHEIILSTDSEIGEHIKWNSPAFYYTGEMAPFDPKEYKRDIIVYNLRKMDEILLIFPTGAKVDDPSGLLGGSFSDGRKSVTITSMDDLKQKEEDLKSVIRKWLASVEK; from the coding sequence ATGCTTAAATTACATGAGATTATTTTAAGTACCGATTCAGAGATCGGAGAACATATCAAATGGAATTCTCCGGCATTCTATTACACAGGTGAAATGGCTCCGTTTGACCCTAAGGAATATAAACGGGATATTATCGTGTACAATCTCAGGAAAATGGATGAAATATTACTCATTTTCCCGACTGGCGCAAAAGTGGATGATCCGTCCGGCTTATTGGGTGGTTCGTTTTCAGATGGAAGAAAGTCCGTCACCATAACATCTATGGACGATTTGAAACAAAAAGAAGAAGATTTGAAATCCGTAATCAGGAAGTGGCTGGCTTCGGTAGAAAAATAA
- a CDS encoding transposase — protein MTIDECLARNNESVIYSLILKVALKIIKNVGAKSVYTPGMTSILHTFKSDMKYHIHVQALVTLGSLSEKGACIYPKHKHKLAKYRSI, from the coding sequence ATGACGATTGACGAATGTCTGGCACGAAATAATGAATCTGTCATCTATTCCCTGATCCTGAAAGTAGCATTGAAGATCATCAAAAACGTAGGAGCCAAATCGGTTTACACTCCGGGCATGACATCGATTCTTCATACATTCAAGTCAGATATGAAGTACCATATCCATGTACAAGCCCTTGTGACTCTTGGAAGTCTGAGTGAGAAAGGAGCATGCATTTACCCAAAACATAAACACAAGCTCGCTAAATATAGAAGTATCTGA
- a CDS encoding ATP-binding protein, whose protein sequence is MNTQATLQQMQKLHLTGMASAYESILKLPADAHPDTHECIATVIDAEWQHRNFTKSQMLLRLSKLRYKANLQDIIYSTERNIKKESIALMADCSFIERAQNVIITGATGSGKSFLACALGNQACLHAYRTLYFNMNRFTEQLSLAKLQGTYIKWLNQLKKADLIILDDFGLQQLDQNAKLALLQILEDRYDYKSTIIVSQLPIEHWYTFINEPTIADAILDRLLAKCFKFDLKGKSLRIKI, encoded by the coding sequence ATGAATACACAAGCAACATTGCAGCAGATGCAAAAACTTCATCTTACAGGTATGGCATCAGCCTATGAAAGCATATTAAAGCTTCCCGCAGATGCACATCCCGACACACATGAATGCATTGCTACAGTCATCGATGCAGAATGGCAACACAGAAACTTTACCAAGTCCCAAATGCTGCTCAGACTAAGTAAACTCCGATACAAAGCCAATCTGCAAGACATTATCTATTCCACAGAAAGAAATATAAAAAAAGAGAGCATTGCGCTAATGGCTGACTGTTCTTTTATCGAAAGAGCACAAAATGTCATCATCACGGGAGCTACCGGCAGCGGCAAATCATTCCTGGCCTGTGCACTCGGTAATCAAGCTTGTCTGCACGCTTATCGTACTCTGTACTTCAATATGAATCGCTTTACCGAACAACTATCGTTAGCCAAGCTTCAAGGCACTTACATCAAATGGCTCAACCAATTAAAAAAAGCTGATCTCATCATTTTAGATGACTTCGGACTACAGCAACTCGACCAAAATGCAAAACTTGCTTTACTGCAAATACTCGAAGACAGATATGATTATAAATCTACCATCATTGTCTCACAACTCCCCATAGAACATTGGTACACATTTATAAACGAACCAACTATTGCTGATGCGATACTGGATAGATTATTAGCAAAATGCTTCAAATTTGATTTAAAAGGTAAAAGTCTGAGAATAAAAATTTAG
- a CDS encoding IS4 family transposase, whose amino-acid sequence MNCKVNNFFECVDINQIAFETGFCKRVYRKIAPVDFLKSFFIAFGQSKYSLRNWSIVLSSMIGEFVSFQAIDKKIQFQRIDFVKKLITEACSLNLNNFTAKYTGDLAGFGRIIIQDSTLVKLSDKHYVHTSGVSNGLVKKALCRIQSTIDLGMGKFIDVVMCAYSQNDVSFTDNILSHIKPNDLILRDLGYFSIGVLAKIQDASAFYISKLHGGNLLFNNETNQRIDIEEFIKSNEKSGATSFDIFVKIGEKEKYSVRMIGYKVTEEQAMKKRKKLIQSRHKNHGISNKAYFLCNYNIFITNIPKEQLAAHKMFEIYSLRWSIELMFKEWKSIFDLNTLMLSNKTPNPARPEMLLYLMLLYIAVVVKPTYYKIAAIIKQKYNQYLSPHKFSNYLKTIFVLDLELESEFNLQQMCRVCCYDKRSDRMHFSHLLEKFIVLS is encoded by the coding sequence ATGAATTGCAAAGTTAATAATTTTTTTGAATGTGTTGATATTAATCAGATAGCTTTTGAAACAGGTTTCTGTAAGAGAGTTTACCGAAAGATTGCTCCTGTTGATTTCTTAAAATCTTTCTTTATTGCATTTGGTCAATCGAAATATTCCCTAAGGAATTGGTCAATTGTTTTAAGTTCCATGATTGGCGAGTTTGTGTCTTTTCAAGCTATTGACAAGAAGATACAATTTCAGAGAATTGATTTTGTTAAAAAATTAATTACGGAGGCATGTTCTTTGAATTTGAACAATTTTACTGCTAAATATACGGGAGACTTGGCTGGCTTTGGAAGAATTATTATTCAAGACAGCACCTTAGTTAAATTATCTGATAAGCATTATGTACACACATCTGGTGTATCCAATGGCTTGGTTAAAAAAGCATTGTGTCGCATACAGTCAACGATTGATCTTGGTATGGGTAAGTTTATTGATGTAGTAATGTGTGCTTACTCACAGAATGATGTTTCCTTTACCGACAATATTCTTAGTCACATTAAACCTAATGATTTAATCTTACGAGACCTTGGCTATTTTAGTATTGGAGTTCTGGCAAAGATTCAAGATGCTTCTGCCTTCTATATATCGAAACTGCATGGCGGTAACTTGCTTTTTAATAATGAAACGAATCAAAGAATAGATATAGAAGAATTTATCAAATCAAATGAGAAAAGTGGCGCCACTTCGTTTGATATATTTGTCAAAATCGGGGAGAAAGAAAAATACTCGGTAAGGATGATTGGATATAAGGTGACTGAAGAACAAGCTATGAAAAAGAGGAAGAAGCTCATCCAATCAAGACATAAGAACCATGGTATATCAAATAAAGCTTATTTCCTTTGTAACTATAATATATTCATTACCAATATACCAAAAGAACAATTAGCAGCCCATAAAATGTTTGAGATTTATAGCCTTCGATGGTCTATTGAGTTAATGTTTAAAGAATGGAAGAGTATCTTTGATCTCAATACACTAATGCTGAGTAACAAAACGCCAAACCCTGCAAGACCAGAAATGTTATTATATTTGATGTTACTATATATTGCAGTGGTAGTCAAACCAACCTATTATAAAATTGCAGCTATTATAAAGCAAAAGTATAATCAGTATCTAAGCCCACACAAGTTTTCTAATTACTTAAAAACAATCTTTGTCTTGGATTTAGAATTAGAATCAGAATTCAATTTGCAACAAATGTGTCGGGTATGCTGCTATGATAAACGGTCGGACAGAATGCATTTTTCTCATTTACTCGAAAAATTTATTGTCTTAAGTTGA
- a CDS encoding DUF1801 domain-containing protein, producing MKSKSYTSFSQYLEDFPDDIVIKLKNIHKVVKENAPEALDGIAYNMPAFKLHKKPLVYFAAFKNHIGFYALPSGNTAFQKELSKYKVGKGSIQFPLDQEIPYELIAQIVEFRVHEVNDKINK from the coding sequence ATGAAATCTAAATCTTATACATCCTTTTCTCAATATCTGGAAGACTTTCCGGATGACATAGTTATAAAATTAAAAAACATTCATAAAGTAGTCAAAGAGAATGCTCCGGAAGCATTGGATGGTATCGCTTACAATATGCCCGCATTCAAATTACATAAAAAGCCATTGGTTTATTTTGCGGCTTTCAAAAATCACATTGGTTTTTATGCTTTACCTTCCGGCAATACCGCTTTTCAAAAAGAGTTGTCGAAGTATAAAGTTGGCAAAGGCTCCATTCAATTTCCTTTGGATCAGGAAATACCTTATGAACTGATTGCTCAGATAGTGGAATTCAGAGTCCATGAAGTAAATGACAAAATCAATAAATGA
- a CDS encoding ABC transporter permease, which translates to MTNRKIKEAGLNPLLGYLLALTAFLLLSEYIFHKTEFAKYLVILTCLNIQFKLSEKNRTDFLLSTFGDKTKMKIRVIENFIVCTPFVSILIYKSFLFEASILFICSAILALFSFHSNFNLTIPTPFSKRPFEFSTGFRKTLFIFPFAYVLTFIAINVDNLNLGIFAFLLIFLTSLSYYHKPEQEYYVWVHAETPKAFLKNKIFNASKNVTLIAAPIIISLLVFYPSEFELILLFFIIGLLFLCTVILAKYSAYPNEMNIPEGITIAFSLYFPPLLLAIIPFFYSKSVNKLKYILND; encoded by the coding sequence ATGACAAACCGAAAGATTAAGGAAGCAGGACTTAATCCTCTTTTAGGTTATCTTTTGGCATTAACTGCATTTCTTTTGCTTTCAGAATACATTTTCCATAAGACAGAGTTTGCCAAATACCTGGTAATCTTGACTTGCCTTAATATACAATTCAAACTTTCTGAAAAAAACAGAACGGATTTTTTACTATCAACTTTCGGAGATAAAACAAAAATGAAAATAAGGGTTATTGAAAACTTTATCGTTTGCACGCCTTTTGTGTCAATTCTAATATACAAAAGTTTCCTCTTTGAAGCCAGTATCCTATTTATTTGTTCGGCTATTCTTGCCTTATTCTCTTTTCATTCCAATTTTAATCTAACAATCCCAACCCCTTTTTCAAAAAGACCATTTGAATTTTCGACAGGTTTCAGAAAAACCCTCTTCATATTCCCATTTGCCTATGTTTTGACTTTTATTGCTATTAATGTTGACAATCTAAACTTGGGGATTTTTGCATTTTTATTAATTTTCTTAACCTCTTTAAGTTACTATCATAAGCCTGAGCAGGAATATTATGTTTGGGTTCACGCTGAAACGCCCAAAGCTTTTTTAAAAAATAAAATTTTTAACGCATCTAAAAACGTTACTTTAATAGCTGCTCCAATCATAATTAGTCTTTTGGTATTTTATCCAAGCGAATTTGAATTAATTTTACTCTTTTTCATCATTGGACTTTTGTTTCTTTGTACTGTAATTTTGGCCAAATATTCAGCATATCCAAATGAGATGAACATTCCCGAAGGGATTACAATTGCATTTAGTCTTTACTTTCCGCCTTTGTTATTGGCTATCATTCCGTTTTTTTACTCAAAGTCTGTTAATAAGCTAAAATATATATTGAATGATTAA
- a CDS encoding IS21 family transposase, with the protein MAFKPTMMNQVKSILKDVLAGEPIKKTSRIYGVSKNTVKKYLSILKSSGIDILQMEQMSDEAFHRLFYEPPSSNTPEFYRNEKFKELLPWILNELGRHGVTRETIWRQYIIDYPTGYSYSRFCRKLKEHRTINEATIRIEHKAGYRMMVDFAGSKAQWVDARTGEVHLCEVLVTTLPYSSFTHVFAVPSQKQSDFVIAINEALKYMGGTPSVLTSDNLKSYVAKADRYEPKFTEFCSQMGSYYTMELDATRVGKPKDKANVERHVTIVYNHIYAPLRDQVFHSIDQINTAFRIRLDELNNKKMQGKSYSRRERFEQNEKVNLRPLPPSMFEVNKSTIAKVQRNYHVIVGENNHYYSVPYQYIGKSTRIIYTSHRVEIYCGTERIAIHKRDYREYAYSTLAAHMPEKHLRYQEQKGWDASYFKKKASEIGPHTLWVVQTILDSKHIVEQTYNACLGILRLADKYGKERLENASKRAATGHRATYGILQNILQNNMDKIEIPSNEQGKEDRKLPAHDNLRGPVYYSQTTLQFID; encoded by the coding sequence ATGGCATTTAAACCCACGATGATGAATCAGGTAAAATCTATTTTAAAAGATGTATTAGCTGGAGAGCCTATAAAGAAAACATCACGGATATATGGAGTATCCAAAAATACTGTAAAAAAGTATCTTTCTATCTTAAAATCATCCGGCATAGATATTTTGCAGATGGAACAAATGTCGGATGAAGCATTTCATCGTCTCTTTTACGAACCGCCATCTTCTAACACTCCGGAATTTTATAGGAATGAAAAATTTAAAGAGCTTCTTCCGTGGATTCTAAACGAATTAGGCCGTCATGGTGTGACCAGAGAAACAATATGGAGACAATACATAATTGATTATCCGACAGGATATAGTTACAGCAGGTTCTGTCGTAAATTAAAGGAACACCGCACCATCAATGAGGCGACGATCCGCATAGAACATAAAGCCGGATATCGTATGATGGTCGATTTTGCCGGTAGTAAAGCGCAATGGGTAGATGCAAGGACTGGCGAAGTACATCTATGTGAAGTACTTGTCACCACACTGCCATATTCATCTTTCACTCATGTGTTTGCTGTACCTAGCCAGAAACAATCAGATTTTGTCATTGCCATCAACGAAGCCTTGAAATATATGGGAGGGACGCCTTCCGTATTAACCAGCGACAACTTAAAAAGTTATGTAGCCAAAGCAGACAGATATGAACCAAAGTTTACAGAGTTTTGTAGCCAGATGGGGTCATATTACACCATGGAACTGGATGCCACCAGAGTAGGCAAACCCAAAGATAAAGCCAATGTAGAGCGCCATGTCACCATCGTTTACAATCATATATATGCGCCGCTCAGAGATCAGGTGTTTCACTCAATAGACCAAATCAATACCGCTTTCAGAATACGATTAGATGAGCTCAATAATAAAAAAATGCAGGGCAAGTCCTACAGCAGACGTGAGCGGTTTGAACAAAATGAGAAAGTAAATTTGCGCCCATTACCGCCTTCAATGTTTGAAGTCAATAAAAGTACAATAGCAAAAGTTCAGAGAAACTATCATGTCATTGTGGGAGAAAATAATCATTATTACAGTGTTCCATACCAATACATAGGCAAATCAACCCGGATCATATACACCAGTCACAGAGTAGAGATCTATTGCGGTACAGAACGTATCGCTATACACAAAAGAGATTATAGAGAATATGCTTATTCTACCTTGGCAGCACATATGCCGGAAAAACACCTCAGGTATCAGGAACAAAAAGGATGGGATGCCAGCTATTTTAAGAAAAAAGCATCAGAGATCGGGCCACATACTTTGTGGGTGGTACAAACGATACTGGACTCAAAGCACATCGTAGAACAGACTTACAATGCATGTTTGGGTATCCTTAGGTTAGCGGATAAATATGGCAAAGAAAGGCTCGAAAATGCTTCTAAAAGAGCGGCTACAGGCCATCGGGCGACATACGGCATCTTACAAAACATCCTTCAAAATAATATGGATAAAATAGAAATCCCAAGCAATGAACAAGGAAAAGAAGACCGCAAATTACCAGCACATGACAACCTTCGTGGACCAGTCTATTACTCCCAGACAACCTTGCAATTTATCGATTAA
- a CDS encoding tRNA pseudouridine synthase A yields MLTVRLNIKENALDRVMQSLSAFTSDELVVIKEDQNYLANQKYLHKELEEINNGNAEFVSHEELESSLNEVIAKYEDRL; encoded by the coding sequence ATGTTGACCGTAAGATTGAACATAAAAGAAAATGCCTTGGACAGGGTGATGCAATCTCTAAGCGCATTTACATCTGATGAATTAGTTGTGATTAAAGAAGATCAAAATTATCTGGCTAATCAAAAATATTTGCATAAAGAATTAGAAGAGATCAATAACGGAAATGCCGAATTTGTAAGTCATGAAGAATTGGAAAGTTCATTGAATGAAGTAATTGCGAAATATGAAGATCGTCTATAA
- a CDS encoding HlyC/CorC family transporter gives MEILIIIALVFVNGIFSMSEMSLVSSRKFKLENAKRKGSKGAITALELTENPTKFLSTIQIGITLIGILLGVYSGENLTNDVTDFLIRFEPIKAYADNIATGIIVVFITYLTIVLGELLPKRLGMTFPEPIAIMLAKPMKILSLITSPFVWLLTSSNGILLKLLGINKISQNKTSEEEIKSIMKESAQEGEIQDIEHNIMERVFELGDRKVNTLLTHRNDVIFFTINDTWEEIKHKINQEKHSVYPVSESHNIDDSIGIVSLKDLFTPTSDKDFNIEDYIKAPLYFNEGIFAYKVLELFKKEKIDFGIVVDEYGSTLGIVTMDDVVDALLEDVTENDQEKHQITQRGNNSWLVDGRFYVLDFFKYFDMDTQHGKFSGYTTVAGLILNKMKRLPEIGEKIDFKGYELEIIDKDGQRIDKILVTKKN, from the coding sequence ATGGAAATATTAATAATAATTGCACTTGTGTTTGTGAACGGAATATTCTCAATGTCAGAAATGTCGTTGGTTTCTTCACGTAAATTCAAATTGGAAAACGCAAAAAGGAAGGGAAGTAAAGGAGCAATCACTGCCCTTGAACTTACAGAAAATCCGACAAAATTTTTAAGCACCATACAAATCGGAATTACCTTAATCGGAATTTTATTGGGTGTATATAGTGGGGAGAATTTGACTAACGACGTTACCGATTTCCTCATCCGGTTTGAGCCAATCAAAGCTTATGCAGATAACATTGCAACCGGTATCATTGTCGTTTTTATAACCTATCTTACTATAGTGTTGGGTGAATTATTGCCTAAAAGACTTGGGATGACATTCCCGGAACCCATTGCCATAATGCTGGCAAAACCAATGAAGATTCTTTCCTTAATTACTTCCCCATTTGTTTGGCTATTAACTTCTTCAAATGGCATTTTATTAAAACTATTGGGAATAAATAAAATTTCTCAAAACAAAACTTCAGAAGAAGAAATAAAATCGATTATGAAGGAAAGTGCACAAGAGGGAGAAATTCAGGATATTGAACACAATATAATGGAGCGTGTTTTTGAGCTAGGTGACAGAAAAGTGAATACCCTTTTAACTCACAGAAATGATGTAATTTTTTTTACAATAAATGATACATGGGAAGAAATAAAACACAAAATAAATCAAGAAAAACATTCTGTCTATCCGGTATCAGAAAGCCATAATATAGATGATAGTATTGGTATTGTCAGCTTAAAGGATTTATTTACACCTACTTCAGATAAGGATTTCAATATTGAAGACTATATTAAGGCTCCTCTATATTTTAATGAAGGAATCTTTGCATATAAAGTTTTAGAACTTTTCAAAAAAGAAAAGATAGATTTCGGAATTGTTGTGGATGAATATGGTTCAACCCTTGGTATAGTCACTATGGATGATGTAGTGGATGCGCTTTTGGAGGATGTAACAGAAAATGACCAGGAGAAACATCAAATTACTCAAAGGGGAAACAACTCCTGGCTGGTAGATGGTCGATTTTATGTACTGGATTTCTTTAAATACTTTGATATGGATACGCAGCACGGAAAATTTTCAGGATATACAACAGTTGCCGGCCTTATCTTAAACAAAATGAAGAGACTGCCGGAAATAGGTGAAAAAATTGATTTTAAAGGTTATGAACTTGAAATTATAGACAAAGATGGTCAGCGAATTGATAAAATATTAGTGACTAAAAAGAATTAA
- a CDS encoding DUF1294 domain-containing protein has protein sequence MIEYLIYYFIFINTVSYFMMRKDKAASKKGNWRIPENNLFLIAIAGGSVGIYSGMKYPLYHKTNKQHFKYGIPLLIGMQICVVIFLTSFNIL, from the coding sequence ATGATTGAATATCTAATATACTATTTCATTTTCATCAACACCGTTTCATACTTTATGATGCGGAAAGATAAAGCAGCATCTAAAAAAGGTAATTGGCGCATCCCCGAAAATAATTTATTTCTTATCGCTATTGCCGGTGGCAGTGTCGGTATATATTCCGGCATGAAATATCCCTTATATCACAAAACAAATAAACAACATTTTAAATATGGGATTCCGTTATTGATCGGGATGCAGATTTGTGTGGTTATTTTTTTGACTTCATTTAACATACTTTAA
- a CDS encoding type II toxin-antitoxin system RelE/ParE family toxin: MKIVYKKSFQSRLKEHIEFIASDNLKAANKLKNQLLRKTQSIPDNPYLFRQSIYFDDLQIRDCVFKSCTIVFKIEPSRIIVFGFLKHQQFPTDDDDIYTKP; the protein is encoded by the coding sequence ATGAAGATCGTCTATAAGAAATCATTTCAAAGTAGACTAAAAGAACATATAGAATTTATTGCATCAGATAATCTCAAAGCTGCTAATAAATTAAAAAATCAATTATTAAGAAAAACTCAAAGTATTCCCGATAATCCCTATTTATTCAGGCAATCTATATACTTTGATGACCTGCAAATAAGAGATTGTGTTTTTAAAAGTTGTACTATTGTTTTTAAAATAGAACCATCAAGAATTATAGTTTTTGGATTTTTAAAACACCAGCAATTTCCAACTGATGACGATGACATATACACAAAGCCATAA
- a CDS encoding heavy-metal-associated domain-containing protein, producing the protein MKFLNNYLLILISIFVFSFTHNLKAQQAPSTFNTGVVQKPSIKTVELEVGGMTCQKGCADGIDKHLKTIKGVQKSKTKLSSGISKITYDESVIPVSGLIYLIEERGYTAKVRKD; encoded by the coding sequence ATGAAATTTCTGAATAATTATTTACTAATACTAATAAGCATTTTTGTTTTTAGCTTTACCCACAACCTAAAAGCACAGCAAGCTCCTTCCACATTTAATACCGGGGTAGTGCAAAAACCATCTATAAAGACAGTGGAGCTGGAAGTAGGAGGAATGACCTGCCAGAAGGGTTGTGCAGACGGCATCGATAAGCATTTGAAAACCATAAAAGGGGTGCAAAAAAGTAAAACTAAACTATCCAGCGGGATCAGTAAAATCACTTATGATGAAAGTGTCATTCCTGTCAGTGGATTGATTTACTTAATAGAAGAACGAGGGTACACAGCTAAAGTGCGGAAAGACTAA